One part of the Micrococcus sp. 2A genome encodes these proteins:
- a CDS encoding phage holin family protein, with protein MSSSLPTGSAAPSRRARASRAGLPIGSTAFTVMIIVLLVAIVFAANANDVIGWLVVAIAAGWLVFAVIVFLQLRAGVRSAAATVDRTVSTVRADVAALGKPMVRGETVEPVVDPMRDTKLDHSFKIVQVQARVVKEQLAAEGGMDREMVDRALETIHITSANARDMLTDDGAAR; from the coding sequence ATGTCCAGCAGCCTGCCCACCGGTTCCGCCGCTCCCAGCCGTCGCGCCCGCGCCTCCCGCGCGGGACTGCCCATCGGCTCCACCGCCTTCACGGTGATGATCATCGTGCTCCTGGTGGCCATCGTCTTCGCGGCCAACGCGAACGACGTCATCGGCTGGCTCGTGGTGGCCATCGCCGCGGGGTGGCTGGTCTTCGCGGTGATCGTGTTCCTGCAGCTGCGCGCGGGCGTGCGCTCGGCGGCGGCCACGGTGGACCGCACCGTGTCCACGGTGCGCGCCGACGTCGCCGCCCTCGGCAAGCCCATGGTGCGCGGCGAGACCGTGGAGCCCGTGGTCGACCCGATGCGGGACACCAAGCTGGACCACTCCTTCAAGATCGTCCAGGTGCAGGCCCGCGTGGTGAAGGAGCAGCTCGCCGCGGAGGGCGGCATGGACCGCGAGATGGTGGACCGCGCCCTCGAGACCATCCACATCACCTCCGCCAACGCGCGGGACATGCTGACGGACGACGGGGCCGCGCGATGA
- a CDS encoding succinate dehydrogenase iron-sulfur subunit: MSHAAHETETPVAEQTVEVAEPTEQKTSGGVGEIESFDIVLKVRRFLPDTSEESYWDEWRLTMYGTDRVLDALHKVKWDLDGTLSFRRSCAHGVCGSDAMRINGRNRLACKTLLKDLDLSKPILVEPIKGLPVEKDLIVDMEPFFQSYREVMPFLVAKGHEPTQERYQSQADRAIYDDTTKCILCAACTSSCPVFWTDGQYFGPAAIVNAHRFIFDSRDDAGDMRLEILNDKEGVWRCRTTFNCTDACPRGIQVTQAIAEVKNAILARSF, translated from the coding sequence ATGAGCCACGCAGCACACGAGACCGAGACCCCCGTGGCCGAGCAGACCGTCGAGGTCGCCGAGCCGACCGAGCAGAAGACCTCGGGCGGCGTCGGCGAGATCGAGTCGTTCGACATCGTCCTGAAGGTCCGCCGCTTCCTGCCGGACACCTCCGAGGAGTCCTACTGGGACGAGTGGCGCCTGACCATGTACGGCACCGACCGCGTGCTGGACGCCCTGCACAAGGTGAAGTGGGACCTGGACGGCACGCTGTCCTTCCGTCGCTCCTGCGCCCACGGCGTGTGCGGCTCCGATGCCATGCGCATCAACGGCCGCAACCGCCTGGCCTGCAAGACCCTGCTGAAGGACCTCGACCTGTCCAAGCCCATCCTGGTGGAGCCCATCAAGGGCCTGCCGGTGGAGAAGGACCTGATCGTGGACATGGAGCCGTTCTTCCAGTCCTACCGCGAGGTCATGCCGTTCCTCGTGGCCAAGGGCCACGAGCCCACCCAGGAGCGCTACCAGTCCCAGGCCGACCGGGCGATCTACGACGACACCACCAAGTGCATCCTGTGCGCCGCGTGCACCTCGTCCTGCCCCGTGTTCTGGACGGACGGCCAGTACTTCGGCCCGGCCGCCATCGTGAACGCGCACCGGTTCATCTTCGACTCGCGCGACGACGCCGGCGACATGCGCCTGGAGATCCTCAACGACAAGGAGGGCGTGTGGCGCTGCCGCACGACCTTCAACTGCACCGACGCGTGCCCGCGCGGCATCCAGGTGACCCAGGCGATCGCCGAGGTGAAGAACGCCATCCTGGCGCGCTCCTTCTGA
- a CDS encoding ABC transporter permease, whose protein sequence is MRTTDLVGTALANTMRSKLRTFLTVIAIVIGAFTLTLTTGLGAGINKYVDNMVEGFGAPDEMTVTKQADMGSGFSMGGAPSEYDPEGASSGEIFGMPLLTGKDLETIRDAEHVTAVETARLVEPEFIEGADGRQWAVPFMGASFEIGTLSMAAGREPAEDAAEVTVPTDWVEALGGTEPEDVLGQTVTLVAADPLGEQSAMEAEVVGVTEAVASGSGAGPVPSRAVEDRLHEIQTAGLPEEQRDTYFSATVTVEGMPENEAAVQAALAEQGYSAQTLEDQLGVIRGIIDAVTWVLNGFALIALLAASFGIINTLLMAVQERTREIGLMKALGMTGGRIFGLFTLEAVMIGLLGSLIGIGLGVAVGLTANALLTQGALSGVTGLVLYAVEPLSLLLIALLILAIAFLAGTLPAARAARKDPIEALRYE, encoded by the coding sequence ATGAGGACCACGGACCTGGTGGGCACCGCGCTCGCCAACACGATGCGCTCCAAGCTGCGCACCTTCCTGACCGTGATCGCGATCGTGATCGGCGCGTTCACCCTCACCCTGACCACGGGCCTCGGCGCCGGAATCAACAAGTACGTGGACAACATGGTGGAGGGCTTCGGCGCCCCGGACGAGATGACCGTGACCAAGCAGGCGGACATGGGCAGCGGGTTCTCCATGGGCGGGGCGCCCTCCGAGTACGACCCCGAGGGGGCCTCCTCCGGGGAGATCTTCGGCATGCCCCTGCTCACGGGGAAGGACCTCGAGACGATCCGGGACGCCGAGCACGTGACGGCCGTGGAGACCGCCCGCCTCGTGGAGCCGGAGTTCATCGAGGGCGCGGACGGCCGCCAGTGGGCCGTGCCCTTCATGGGAGCCTCGTTCGAGATCGGCACGCTCTCCATGGCCGCCGGGCGCGAGCCCGCCGAGGACGCGGCCGAGGTCACGGTGCCGACGGACTGGGTCGAGGCGCTGGGCGGCACGGAGCCTGAGGACGTCCTCGGGCAGACGGTGACCCTGGTGGCCGCGGATCCGCTGGGCGAGCAGAGCGCGATGGAGGCGGAGGTGGTCGGCGTGACCGAGGCCGTCGCCTCGGGCTCGGGTGCCGGGCCGGTGCCCTCCCGCGCCGTCGAGGACCGCCTGCACGAGATCCAGACCGCGGGGCTGCCCGAGGAGCAGCGCGACACCTACTTCTCCGCCACGGTGACGGTGGAGGGCATGCCCGAGAACGAGGCGGCCGTGCAGGCGGCCCTCGCGGAGCAGGGCTACTCCGCCCAGACCCTCGAGGACCAGCTCGGCGTGATCCGAGGGATCATCGACGCGGTGACGTGGGTGCTCAACGGCTTCGCCCTGATCGCCCTGCTGGCGGCCAGCTTCGGCATCATCAACACCCTCCTCATGGCGGTGCAGGAGCGCACCCGGGAGATCGGCCTCATGAAGGCCCTCGGCATGACGGGCGGCCGGATCTTCGGGCTCTTCACCCTGGAGGCCGTGATGATCGGCCTGCTGGGGTCGCTGATCGGCATCGGGCTGGGCGTGGCCGTGGGCCTGACCGCGAACGCGCTGCTCACGCAGGGCGCCCTGAGCGGGGTCACCGGCTTGGTGCTGTACGCCGTCGAGCCGCTCTCCCTGCTGCTGATCGCCCTGCTGATCCTGGCGATCGCGTTCCTGGCCGGCACCCTTCCCGCCGCCCGGGCCGCCCGCAAGGACCCCATCGAGGCACTGCGCTACGAGTGA
- a CDS encoding ABC transporter ATP-binding protein encodes MPFGGVEPILETENLVKVYGRGESRFDALKGVTLQLRAGESVAVVGKSGSGKSTLMHLLALLDRPTSGVVAMDGRPVSGVSPAEVSRLRNATFGFVFQQFFLNGNQSVLENVVLPLKIAGVPRRERRERGMDVLAQLGMADKAGNRATDLSGGQKQRVCIARALVNRPTVLFADEPTGNLDSATSRSVEDILFGLQREQGITLVVVTHDDDLAARCDRRLVMQDGMIVDEESGARA; translated from the coding sequence ATGCCGTTCGGCGGGGTCGAGCCGATCCTGGAGACCGAGAACCTGGTGAAGGTCTACGGTCGCGGCGAGTCCCGCTTCGACGCGCTCAAGGGCGTCACCCTCCAGCTGCGCGCGGGGGAGTCCGTGGCCGTCGTGGGCAAGTCCGGCTCGGGCAAGTCCACCCTGATGCACCTGCTCGCGCTGCTGGACCGCCCGACCTCCGGCGTCGTCGCGATGGACGGCCGGCCGGTCTCGGGCGTGAGCCCTGCCGAGGTGTCCCGCCTGCGCAACGCGACCTTCGGGTTCGTGTTCCAGCAGTTCTTCCTCAACGGGAACCAGAGCGTGCTGGAGAACGTGGTGCTGCCGCTCAAGATCGCGGGCGTGCCCCGCCGCGAGCGCCGGGAGCGCGGCATGGACGTGCTCGCCCAGCTCGGGATGGCGGACAAGGCCGGCAACCGGGCCACCGACCTCTCGGGCGGCCAGAAGCAGCGCGTGTGCATCGCCCGCGCCCTGGTCAACCGCCCCACGGTGCTCTTCGCGGACGAGCCCACGGGCAACCTGGACTCGGCCACCTCGCGGTCCGTGGAGGACATCCTCTTCGGCCTCCAGCGGGAGCAGGGCATCACCCTCGTGGTGGTCACGCACGACGACGACCTCGCGGCACGCTGCGACCGTCGGCTCGTGATGCAGGACGGGATGATCGTGGACGAGGAGTCGGGGGCGCGCGCATGA
- a CDS encoding exodeoxyribonuclease III, giving the protein MSESTPAEPVVHANAGAPKADGAVRIATVNVNGIRASHRKGMVQWFAGRGVDVLTLQEVRAPRAITEKLVPEIVGGEWTEVHVADHEAAAKGRAGVAIASRFPIEDVRAGIRDERGCFDDAGRWLEADLRLPDGSLLTVVSAYVHSGEAGTPKQDDKYLFLGEMSRRLAELSAAGHPALVTGDLNVGHTERDIKNWKGNLTKAGFLPEERAYFDRFFGELGWVDVHRALAGDVPGPYTWWSMRGKAFDTDAGWRIDYHMATPDLAERASGAVVDRAPSWATRFSDHAPLVVDYQH; this is encoded by the coding sequence ATGAGCGAGTCGACGCCGGCCGAGCCCGTCGTGCACGCGAACGCGGGCGCCCCCAAGGCCGACGGCGCGGTGCGCATCGCCACCGTGAACGTCAACGGCATCCGCGCCTCCCACCGCAAGGGCATGGTCCAGTGGTTCGCCGGCCGCGGCGTGGACGTGCTGACGCTGCAGGAGGTCCGCGCACCCCGCGCGATCACGGAGAAGCTCGTCCCCGAGATCGTGGGCGGCGAGTGGACCGAGGTCCACGTCGCGGACCACGAGGCCGCCGCGAAGGGCCGCGCCGGCGTCGCGATCGCTTCGCGCTTCCCCATCGAGGACGTGCGCGCGGGCATCAGGGACGAACGCGGGTGCTTCGACGACGCCGGCCGCTGGCTCGAGGCGGACCTGCGCCTGCCGGACGGCTCGCTCCTGACCGTGGTCTCCGCCTACGTGCACTCGGGCGAGGCCGGCACCCCCAAGCAGGACGACAAGTACCTCTTCCTCGGCGAGATGTCCCGCCGCCTGGCCGAGCTCTCCGCCGCCGGCCACCCGGCCCTCGTGACGGGCGACCTCAACGTGGGCCACACCGAGCGGGACATCAAGAACTGGAAGGGCAACCTGACGAAGGCCGGCTTCCTCCCCGAGGAGCGCGCCTACTTCGACCGCTTCTTCGGCGAGCTCGGCTGGGTGGACGTGCACCGCGCCCTCGCCGGGGACGTGCCCGGCCCCTACACGTGGTGGTCCATGCGCGGGAAGGCGTTCGACACGGACGCGGGCTGGCGCATCGACTACCACATGGCCACCCCGGACCTCGCCGAGAGGGCGAGCGGCGCCGTCGTGGACCGTGCCCCCAGCTGGGCCACCCGCTTCTCCGACCACGCCCCGCTCGTGGTCGACTACCAGCACTGA
- a CDS encoding MFS transporter, translated as MTPTSSPAAAPGPADAHFTPEQRRVLAILLMPLFLSLMSVSVVNVALPAIEAGLGASSADLQWVLSGYTLTFGVVLVAAGRAGDLWGRKPLFLAGIAVYVLGSLLAGLAWSPLVLNGARLLMGIGAGLFNPQIIGVIQSTFSGRARGTAYGMFGTVIGLGVAVGPLLGGLLMGLLGPEAGWRASFLVNAPIGLLALLLGVLWLHPPTRTAAVVPRGLRALDPVGVVLLGAATVSLMLPFILPGTWWLLAVAAALLTAWWLWEKRVRAAAPHTGVHPMVDPALLRRPSFTFATLHTSVYMGTMPGAFAVIAVFVQQGLGHSALAAGMITLASALLVTASSTWIGSQVHRFGPWFVFTGAALGVASMLALMLAFVRVADGAWPLWTLAALLIPQGASQALIMTSAQVLMMDDVLPEEAGSAGGVAQTAQRVGTSIGLAMVTGVYFSALAGTGHAPTAHEYGVAGGSALAVVAGSWALVLVSAGADLLRRRRSRARAA; from the coding sequence GTGACCCCCACCTCCTCTCCCGCGGCCGCGCCCGGCCCCGCAGACGCCCACTTCACCCCGGAGCAGCGGCGCGTGCTCGCGATCCTCCTGATGCCGCTGTTCCTGTCGCTCATGAGCGTGTCCGTGGTGAACGTGGCCCTGCCCGCGATCGAGGCGGGCCTGGGGGCGAGCAGCGCGGACCTCCAGTGGGTGCTCTCGGGCTACACCCTCACGTTCGGCGTCGTCCTCGTGGCGGCCGGACGGGCCGGCGACCTGTGGGGCCGCAAGCCGCTGTTCCTCGCCGGGATCGCGGTGTACGTCCTCGGCTCGCTGCTCGCGGGCCTGGCCTGGAGCCCCCTGGTGCTCAACGGTGCCCGGCTCCTGATGGGCATCGGCGCGGGACTGTTCAACCCGCAGATCATCGGGGTCATCCAGTCCACCTTCTCCGGGCGGGCGCGCGGCACGGCCTACGGGATGTTCGGCACCGTGATCGGCCTGGGCGTGGCGGTGGGGCCGCTCCTGGGCGGGCTGCTCATGGGGCTGCTCGGTCCGGAGGCGGGGTGGCGCGCGTCGTTCCTCGTCAACGCCCCGATCGGGCTGCTGGCCCTGCTCCTGGGCGTGCTGTGGCTGCACCCGCCGACGCGGACCGCCGCCGTCGTCCCGCGCGGGCTGCGCGCCCTGGATCCCGTCGGCGTCGTGCTGCTGGGGGCGGCCACCGTGTCCCTCATGCTCCCGTTCATCCTGCCGGGCACCTGGTGGCTGCTGGCCGTGGCGGCCGCCCTGCTCACCGCGTGGTGGCTGTGGGAGAAGCGGGTGCGGGCCGCCGCCCCGCACACGGGGGTCCACCCCATGGTGGACCCGGCCCTGCTGCGGCGCCCCTCGTTCACGTTCGCCACCCTGCACACCTCCGTCTACATGGGCACTATGCCGGGCGCGTTCGCCGTCATCGCGGTGTTCGTGCAGCAGGGCCTGGGGCACTCCGCCCTCGCGGCGGGCATGATCACCCTGGCCTCCGCCCTCCTGGTGACGGCGTCCTCCACGTGGATCGGCTCGCAGGTGCACCGGTTCGGCCCGTGGTTCGTGTTCACGGGCGCGGCCCTGGGCGTGGCCTCCATGCTCGCCCTCATGCTCGCCTTCGTCCGCGTGGCCGACGGCGCGTGGCCCCTCTGGACGCTCGCCGCGCTGCTCATCCCGCAGGGCGCGTCCCAGGCGCTCATCATGACGAGCGCCCAGGTGCTCATGATGGACGACGTCCTCCCCGAGGAGGCGGGGTCGGCCGGCGGCGTCGCCCAGACCGCGCAGCGCGTGGGCACCTCGATCGGCCTGGCCATGGTCACCGGCGTGTACTTCTCCGCCCTCGCGGGCACGGGCCACGCCCCCACCGCCCACGAGTACGGCGTGGCGGGCGGCAGCGCGCTGGCGGTGGTGGCCGGCAGCTGGGCCCTCGTGCTGGTCTCCGCGGGCGCGGACCTGCTGCGCCGCCGTCGGTCCCGGGCCCGCGCGGCCTGA
- the trpS gene encoding tryptophan--tRNA ligase, with protein MATDVSATAHLTGASTRHRVLSGMQPSADSLHLGNYLGALVNWVRTQDDFDAYFFIPDLHAITVPQDPDALAQRTRVAAAQFIAGGIDPERSTLFVQSQVPEHAQLAWILTCMTGMGEAMRMTQFKDKSAKQGADAAGVGLLAYPMLMAADILLYQPHGVPVGDDQRQHVELTRVLAQRFNHHHGETFVVPTGFYPETGARIYDLQNPTAKMSKSAESPNGLINILDEPKVIAKRIRSAVTDDGTEVRFDRDAKPGVSNLLTILSAVTDTPIAQLEERYVGKMYGHLKVDVADAVVERLSPIRERATELLADPAELDRILAVGAAKAREVATPVLQDVYGRLGFLPPLG; from the coding sequence CTGGCCACCGACGTCTCCGCCACCGCCCACCTCACCGGCGCCTCCACGCGCCACCGCGTGCTCTCCGGCATGCAGCCCTCCGCGGACTCCCTGCACCTGGGCAACTACCTCGGTGCGCTCGTGAACTGGGTGAGGACGCAGGACGACTTCGACGCCTACTTCTTCATCCCCGACCTGCACGCCATCACGGTGCCGCAGGACCCGGACGCCCTGGCCCAGCGCACCCGCGTGGCGGCCGCCCAGTTCATCGCCGGCGGGATCGACCCCGAGCGCTCCACGCTGTTCGTGCAGTCCCAGGTCCCCGAGCACGCGCAGCTCGCGTGGATCCTCACGTGCATGACCGGCATGGGCGAGGCCATGCGGATGACCCAGTTCAAGGACAAGTCCGCCAAGCAGGGCGCCGACGCCGCCGGCGTGGGCCTGCTGGCCTACCCCATGCTCATGGCCGCGGACATCCTGCTCTACCAGCCGCACGGCGTGCCCGTGGGCGACGACCAGCGCCAGCACGTGGAGCTCACCCGCGTCCTCGCGCAGCGCTTCAACCACCACCACGGCGAGACGTTCGTGGTGCCCACGGGCTTCTACCCGGAGACCGGCGCGCGCATCTACGACCTGCAGAACCCGACCGCGAAGATGTCCAAGTCCGCGGAATCCCCGAACGGACTGATCAACATCCTCGACGAGCCGAAGGTGATCGCCAAGCGCATCAGGTCCGCCGTGACCGACGACGGCACGGAGGTCCGCTTCGACCGCGACGCCAAGCCCGGCGTCTCCAACCTGCTGACCATCCTCTCGGCCGTCACGGACACCCCGATCGCCCAGCTCGAGGAGCGCTACGTCGGGAAGATGTACGGCCACCTCAAGGTGGACGTGGCGGACGCCGTCGTCGAGCGCCTGAGCCCGATCCGGGAGCGCGCCACCGAGCTGCTCGCCGACCCCGCCGAGCTGGACCGGATCCTCGCCGTGGGCGCGGCCAAGGCCCGCGAGGTGGCCACCCCGGTGCTCCAGGACGTGTACGGCCGGCTCGGCTTCCTTCCTCCGCTCGGCTGA